The Apis cerana isolate GH-2021 linkage group LG12, AcerK_1.0, whole genome shotgun sequence sequence CGACGACTTTGCTCAGCGAAGACTTACCTGTGAACCAATCGAGCGGTAACCTTCTGAAAAGAATTCAAGATGCGCAGCCATCGTTGGAGATCGCCACCAATCAGTCAGAAGGATCGGAGACCCCATCGAATGCCTCTTTCAGTCGCTACCCTCGATCTTCTTCAAACGAAGAAACAGTATTCCAGAATCCTTACGTGACAAATCCTCCAcgttattcaaaatatcacgAATCGGTATCCTCCTATAAACCGTACGAATTCGCCGTGAATTCAAGAATTCCTTACAACAAGGTGAACACACCTGGAAACCTTAATATGATCAATACCAAAGAAAATTCTGTCAACGAAGACGTTAATCCACCTCCTCTCCATTATCCTTCTCCTGGATTCAGATACAAACCCGAACCCGTCGATCCATTGTCTAATTCAAATCACTATGCCCGATTAGCGGATCTTCACTATCATCGTCTCTCGACTCAGAGACCTGTCGATCCTGGACAACATTCGACAACGCCCGAACAAGAGATTAACACGGATGAAAACGAGAATATTAATCAGATTGCCAGGATAACTCGAAGACCGTATAATCTCAATTATCGTGGCTCCTttcataattcttattatacacCTGGTTTTCAAGGGTACCCAGAGTTATATCCTCGCGAGAGGCCCGTGGAAAGTGAGGATCGATACGTGACTGATGGGCGAGATGAAAGCGATCCATCTAGATTGGAAGATCAGAATCAAGTTCAAACTGCGTTAGGGGGATACGATTACGGCCCTCGTTTCCATTATGGTTTACCTCCATATCACGACGCTTTCTATCACGGATTTCCTGGATTCTATCCCCGCCCCTACAACGACACTTTTCACTCGGGATACAACAACAAAGAGACACAAAGTGATGGCAATGGAACCGGTCCACAACCATACGGTCCACCATTTTATCACCATCCTAGGTTCGGTCCTCACCAACGACCATTCTATCCAAATTTCTACGGAAGACCTGTTCAACCGCCGCAGAATCCGGCTGATAATCAAGAAAATTCCGAACAAATCGTTACACCAGAAAATGGACGAGGTAACAATGCCACGTATCACGGATATCCGCCATTTGGATATCCGCCATATCCTTATTACGGCCCTCATTACGGGGGTTTCAATTTGCACGGTTATCCTCTCACGGTGCCATTCTTCGGTGGACATCGTTTCGGACATGGATTCCACGATCACCTATTCTCGGGGATCAAATCCGTCccttatttgaatttttatcatcactTTCCATCGGTTCATTGGCATCCCCCATATGGATATCATCATTACGACCATCGACCCGCGACGACGACTGAGAAGCCCGCAGAAAAGACTGTCAACGAAAACTCTGAGGCATCAGCTTCTAACAGCGAGACTGAAATGTTGTCCGAGATTAAATCTTCGGAAAGGAGTCGATCTTCGCCTTCAAGAGGATACAAAAAACGCTCTGGATTCGTTACCAAAGAGAGCAGCAAAGTAGCCAAGGATCGAATAGTGATGTAATAGTAGTGGACTGTAACTACCGATTAATTTaagtgattaatttaatataagggaaaaaagatatattgctATTATTTGTCCTATCATTTGTACGTATtgtatcttctttctttcctggtaatttcctttaaaaaaaaaatagatgaacctatatctaaataatctaaataaaccaTCTATCCAAAAGAAGAGATTATCATTCACCTTTACACGTTACTACATTCAAGAGTAATCAAAgttattttactttcaaaacATTCTAATGCATGGTAATCTTTAAGTTAATGAAGGAAGATCGTAAAAGTGGAAAATGCCAAATTCCACGAGGATTTTAATTGTGATCGATTCACGTCATCAACGGAAACAGttgttaattgaaaaaaaaagttttgacGACTTATCCGACAACTTATCGACTTATATCATCGAAACGACACGCGCCAACGTAACCAAAGAAGAAATGTTCCCATGGTCgatgatatacaaaaaaagtTCCCATAGTTCTAGTTGGCCTTATCCTGCAATTACACGGAGCGGCGTGGCTATCACGCATGCCAACTATCACGGTCTAATAATTTTCCTGGCCTTCCCCAAGAAAAATTCGCACACgccattttcgatcgattcgcggGGACGACACTGATCCTAAAATCCTATGCTCATAAAATGCAACTACCAAAGAAGATTGAGAGATGAATTGACGTTGCCGTTTTGGAGAGAAATCTGTCAAAATATGTATCGTTATCTCGAATATATCTCGATCGCTCTTTGGAGAACGGTAACAACGCAATAAAAATCGATCTATCGATACTTGTTCAAGGTGAGGACGTAAGTGAGATATACGTAATACGCGGAAAGACCTTCGATGTCGATCGCATATTCTGGAGAAATAGCAGCACCGATGAAAAtgggagaggagggaaggaaggatcACGTAACTAGCggaattagattttatatgttttcgaAACGATGATCGAGGCGAGGCGCGTTTATCATTAGAAATCGCTTTGGAACGGAACAAATTTTACATACATTACATTATTAGTTGTTCGAACAGGTTTCCAATCCGGGAAAATAGGCTTTATTAATACGCATATTATcagtaatatacataaaaccTTGTAATTAGCGATGGGATTAAGTTTGATATCGTGCTCATTTGAGGTTCAATATGGAAGGTTTACTGgatggaattta is a genomic window containing:
- the LOC108003839 gene encoding uncharacterized protein LOC108003839, whose product is MHYPLHIVVVLTSPWILQDYVHAAKNGLSAEVLTSFARNIASVLSTTLLSEDLPVNQSSGNLLKRIQDAQPSLEIATNQSEGSETPSNASFSRYPRSSSNEETVFQNPYVTNPPRYSKYHESVSSYKPYEFAVNSRIPYNKVNTPGNLNMINTKENSVNEDVNPPPLHYPSPGFRYKPEPVDPLSNSNHYARLADLHYHRLSTQRPVDPGQHSTTPEQEINTDENENINQIARITRRPYNLNYRGSFHNSYYTPGFQGYPELYPRERPVESEDRYVTDGRDESDPSRLEDQNQVQTALGGYDYGPRFHYGLPPYHDAFYHGFPGFYPRPYNDTFHSGYNNKETQSDGNGTGPQPYGPPFYHHPRFGPHQRPFYPNFYGRPVQPPQNPADNQENSEQIVTPENGRGNNATYHGYPPFGYPPYPYYGPHYGGFNLHGYPLTVPFFGGHRFGHGFHDHLFSGIKSVPYLNFYHHFPSVHWHPPYGYHHYDHRPATTTEKPAEKTVNENSEASASNSETEMLSEIKSSERSRSSPSRGYKKRSGFVTKESSKVAKDRIVM